The Erigeron canadensis isolate Cc75 chromosome 1, C_canadensis_v1, whole genome shotgun sequence genome segment CCCATACTAAGCAAAGAAGCCAATGGGAAAAACCTCTTACTTGGAGCCAACTTTGCGTCTGGTGGCTCTGGATACTATGAGACCACTGCCAAGCTATATGTATGACCATATTTCTCTTTCTATTATGCGCTAATTAAGATGGCAATCGTGCCAAAGTTACTTGTATGTTGTGCATCCAGTGTGGCAGTGTCCAACATTGTATGACATTCTTTTTTTACGCAACCTTTTGGTTGATGGGTCACACCTAATATCTCCAGGCCAAAGGCCTTGTGGTAACATTTAGccattatatgtttttatagaTAGATGACACCTCTCTCGAGTTTTTTGTTGCACCAAGTACCATGACATCTCATAATGTGTCAAGTTTTATCGTCTATTTCCTTAAACCTTTTGACAATGTACAGATCAGTTGCCAACCCATTTTTACCATAAACTTGGGCATGCCTATTACCAATTAACTGGCCAAATTACAGCATTTGTGAAAACTTATTGGTGAATCACTACTAACGTGTTGTATATGATTGCAGAACACAATTTCGTTGAACAAACAACTTGGGTATTATAGGGAATACCAGAAGAAGCTAGTGGCCATTGCAGGGAAGTCCAATGCTTCATCAATAATCACAGGCTCAATATACTTGCTTAGCTCTGGAAGTAGTGATTTTGTCcaaaattattatgttaatcCACTCCTCTACAAAAAATACACAGCTTACCAATTTGCAGACACCCTTATCCAAGCCTATTCCCACTTCATCCAGGTATATATACTAAATATTCAAGCTTTGAAACTTAATTTATAGTGTCATAATCAGTGTATTTGAAGTATAATTACATTGCTCTTTATATGAGTTCATAATCAAGTCAGATTATATATGCTATTTACAAGAAACATTGAAGTACTAAAAGATAAAGAGgacataaaaaacaaatatggtaAATACTAGCTAGGCAGAAAGTTTCTTAAATACAGAGAAGGTAGATATACGCatataaatgaataatatttcatatatatttcgCTGTTTGCTTGTGAATGGTGTATATTGGTACAGGAATTATACGGGTTAGGGGCAAGAAAGATCGGGGTATCTACGCTACCACCAATTGGTTGCCTACCAGCATCTATAACACTATTTGGGGAAGATAGCAACGAGTGTGTTACAAAGATGAACTCAGTAGCTGAATACTTCAATAAAAAGCTCAACGCGACTTCCCTAACTCTGAAGTCCAAACTCACAAATCTTAATCTCGTTGTGTTAGATATCTACCATCCTCTATATGACCTCATTCAGAAGCCTACTGATTAtggtatatgatatatattataaacatGTATATAGAGTATAACTATATACATGGATAGTGTACatctactaattaattaaattactgAAGTAACAATTGATATTGTTGTAGGGTTCTTTGAAGCAAGGAAGGCATGTTGTGGGACAGGGTTGGTGGAGACATCATTTCTATGCAACAAGGAGTCACCTGGTACATGCAAAAATGCTTCAGAGTATGTATTTTGGGACGGGTTTCATCCGTCGGAAGCTGCAAACAAACTTTTAGCAGATGACTTGCTTGCTGATGGCATCTCCCTTGTATCCTGAATTCATCAAACCTACTCTTCTCTAAGATGTGCTACATGATCcggatatatattaaaaataaaactaatatattgttaaatttcatataaatagatgtaatacatatataaaagaataaatgtAAGCTATAAAATCACTTGTACTGaggttttttgtttgttatattttGTTGTCTTATAAGTTTGATATGATTGATCATTTATACAAAATTATGGTATGTATTTACTTAGGCCttgtgtgtgcgtgtgtgttAAGCATGAAGGTGCGATTTAAGAACCATGATCTCCTATATATCTTAGATTATCGAAACATCTTTTGATTATCAGTACCCGTATTCGATTGACCAAACAAATTAAATCTACACCTTTTATTCGTTCTTCAAAAGTCATAACGAAGTTTTCATGTTCAGGTTATTCAAAATATAAGCtgatttgtttgtttcttttttataagaTTGATTATTCTTTGGATTAAAGTCTTTAAAATTAAAGTGGATATTATAATTTGGTTTAAAGCATTCGGCTGATTTTTGTTGTTTGGATATGCATCAATTCCTATAAGGCTATGCACCCTTCATAAACACTACTAAAAATATcactaaatttattaaattaacattACTGATTTAAATTTTTGGGTATGCAAATGCACACCCTTGTTTACATGTGCATCCGGCACTGGATAAGGGGTGATATTCGTACCAAACTTTTGATTAACCTATCATAAACATGTTTTATTGACTTGTACAATATGTTTTAATACTTGTATTGTGTGGTAAATGTATCAACTTTGATAATACGAATATCAATTCTCAATCCCATATACATGAGTTAACCTCTATGTTGGTGAAGTAAAATTTTGGTACTATCTATCTATTACAAGAAACAAGATACTCATAAACTATGTAAacttttttgaaagaaagttgagCGGTAAAAGTGGTCACAAGAGATACACTggataaaataaagaaaatccaCGTGTACACATAATAACCACCAGAAACCCCCCACTGCCAATGCTATTCACCAACCCACACAACCACCACTACCTGATTTCACACACACTCAAACACATACAAATTTCAcgcatatgaatatatgatcacATATTCTAACTCAATTACTTGATTCACCTTGGCGAAAAAAATGGCGCCAAAAACTATGACATCAATTTCATCTCCCTCGCACTTTCCGCATTTGTCGTCACCGGCGGCGGTGGTTCAATTGCCTCCGTATATTTTGATCACAAAAAAATCCATCATCCGGCGAACTTATCCGGCGATCTCGCTACGTAACAGATGTCGTTTTCTGTTTCCGGTTCCAATGGAGGTTTTTTCGACTGGTAGGTGTAAACATTATACGAAATCAACGGAAGAGAGAGCGGCGGAAACATCCGCCGGTAGTGATGGTGACGATCAGGATTCCGGTGACGAGAGTTATCGGAGTTCCGACGAGTTATCGGAAACATCCGCCGGTAGTGATAGTGACGATCATGACGGTGGTATGAAGAGGAATGTTTCATCTTTGTCTGATGCTCTTAATCTTGGCAGTCGTGATCCGGTTTATGAGGTTTGTTTCGATTTTGTCGTTTCAAGCTTTTTTGCAGTGTATTTCCGAATATTCGTATGTATCTATAGGCCATAACCCTAAAGCTTActatatattgaaatattgagTAATGTTTAGTATAGAGTTTACAATGACATATATCATGAGGCAATGGTGTATATAATAAGCGGTTTATAATTATGAAAtttgtttagactttagataTACTAGTTTTGAACCATTTGCAGTTAGATTATTAGCCCGAAACAGAAATTTGCAACGCAGGAAGAATGTAGTATTGAAAATGATTGTGTACAAATTACAAAGTTATATTGACTTGTATAATGTAAATGTGACAATGTAGTACTCGTATTTTTTTGTACATGCAAGAAAAAGACATTTTTAGAAATTGAATGTTAATACGTTTGTGAAACGTTGGTTTAGATGCTTAGGTAGggaaattttttgtttgttgtcaTTTCATCATTTGAGGTTATGTGATATTCTTATTTACGAGTTGGTTTCATCTCTTAAAAGGTTGTGGAAGTAAGCTCGAAAGGAATGGTCTCAACCAGAAAAGTTAACAGACGGCATCTGCTAAAGTCAAGTGGTGAATACACAAATGATATAATGCTTTGTTTACTGTGGCTCGTGGAGATTAAAATTGCTAATGCGTGCATGTTTTTGTTGATTAAACTTTAGTGACGTTATCTTACTTTAGGTATCTGATTACAGGTCTTCGTCCTCGTGACATACGGAGCGTTGACCCATCATTGTGGTTGACAAACACAATGCCCTCTTTGCTGGTATATTTCCAAGCCAACAATAAGCACACTATGATTGCAGCTCAGTATTAACTCACATagttttgtattttcttttatagGTTCGTGAAAATGCCATACTATTGAATTTGGGATCACTACGAGCAATCGCAATGCAAGACAGTGTCTTTATATTCAACTACAACCGGTAAATATTGTTCATCTGAAAAGCCCTATGATGTTATTCTAAATCGAAGTTGCGAACTGACAAATTTATTTTCGGGGTTATTTTTTGAGTATTGCAGTAGAGGAGGAAAAGCTTTTATTGATGATTTGTTGCCTCGCTTAAATCCTAAAAGTATGATTGGAGGAGGCATAGTAATGCCATTTGAGCTTGAGGTTAATTTTTCTAAGTTACCTAGTATGTGAACTTTTAGGGCTTTTGCCCTGTAAGTTCATTACATTATTATGGATATCCCAAGGTTTAACAAGGACTTTGAACTTAATAATTCAGGTTGTGGAAGCTGCCCTTAATTCAAGAATACAACACTTTGAGCACAGGCTAATGGATTTAGACCCGCATGTGAGTATGAGTATATTGAGTAAACttaagtttatgttttgtaaGATCATTCTTATGTGATATTTGGGTGGAGTATTATAAAACGTTGTTTTTTCACGCCAGGTTCAAGAATTACTTAAAGTTTTACCGAATCGATTAACAGCTGGCATATTGGAACAACTTCGTCTGTCCAAGCAAACACTGGTATCTACCTTTAGTCAGTCGAAGCATATTTGCTTAAACTTGCATGTTAGTGATATGAACTAATGTAAAATTCCATAAAATATTGCTGGAAGGTTGAACTGGGATCAAAAGCAGGGGCACTCAGACAAATGTTGCTTGATATGCTCGAGGATTCTCAAGAAATACGTCGTCTCTGTATTGTGGGCAGAAACTGCATCCTTGGTAGAAGCATGAATGTGGAGTGCTCagttccacttgataaacagaTTGCTGAGGGTAAGCTTGTTGCATAATTGCGGATAGTGTTTTGAAACTTACAAAGGGTAAGTTGGTAACCCATGGTTGACTTCCTATTGTGCAGAAGAGGAGGAAGAAATTGAAATGTTGCTGGAAAATTATCTTCACAGGTAGATTCTGGTCAAGAAAAGAACCTGGCATCAGGGTGGTTAAAGTAGGCATGTTACCATGATGTTGGTAGCAAAATGGGCGGGTGGTGGGTCATGCAGGGTGGGTAATGGTTCAAAATGGGTCATTTTGAATAAGGTTTGAAACAGGACTGTGGGTTAGCCCACCAATACATGTTTGttcacttttaaaattttgaataaacGAGGATGTTGTATGTTGTAAAATAGACTTTGGGTGACTTTTGACCCGTCCTTTGCAGCTCAGTTTTTACTTTGATGCAACTTATTTTATTTGACCCCTGTGAAATAGAATACAGAACAACTAGACCATCATAAGTAAATGTGTTGAAACCGTGGCCTCTAATTTGatccatataaatatttgtgGGGTATGCTTATTAGTAATTTAAATGCATTTCCTATTATTGGCTGATTACAGATGTGAGTCATGTCATAATCAAGCAGAAAGACTTCTTGATTCTGCAAGAGAAATGGAAGACTCCATTGCTGTTAATTTGAGGTTTGCAGATGTATTTGTTATACGATATCACTTCAAGTATATTAGTCTGAGAACATTCTATGAAATGGAGGGATGAATGATGACATAGTTTACTTAATGTGTGAATGTTGCGTATTTCTTTACCAGTTCCCGTAGGCTTCAGGTCAGCAGATTTGAATTGCTTCTTCAGGTTGGGACCTTTTGCCTTGCAGTTGGTGCTTTAGTGTCAGGTTAATTTTTTTGCTTACATCTTACTATTTCCATCCCTTGAAAATTGCAGAATTCTGGTTTTATGCATATATTAACCATCGTGTTAATGTTACCAACTATTCCGCATTAAATGTCAACCTTCAGCGGTTATCcaatatataatattgtttagATTGGATGAAATCAAGGTCAAAATGACTACCGTAATGATGACTCTTTAATCTGTTTGCAGGTATCTTTGGTATGAATTTAAGATCCTACCTTGAAGAACATGTGGTAATTTCTTTAGTTCCTAAAGCTAAAATGCCTTTGTCATACTTATGGTAAAACAGTCATACATGTTATAACACTCGCTTATCTGTTGTATGCAGTTTGCGTTTTGGCTTACCACCGGAGGAATTATATTTGGTGCTGTCGTGGCATTTTTTCTCACGTACTCATACCTCAGGGCAAAGAAAATCCTTTAGGCTGCCAGGCTCATCTTTCAAGTAACATTCATTTAATCAAGTATTATTCAAACAAGCAATTTTTCTTACACAACTAGAGAATGAATTTAAAAGTAACACTCAGGTCAGATACGAAAACATTAAGATTCACTATCGGAGCTCTTGACGGGACCTAAAAAATTAAGCTAAAGGTCCATTTGAGATAAAGTATGCAATAAATTTTGCAAGAGAGTATAGTCGATGTACATATTGTATATATGCAATTCTTATatcattatcatgtgtacaccATGGTAGATAGATGCAATGCATAGTTAAGATGAAGCATTTAAAGGGGCGTTTCTTTTGGGCCGCACCTTTCTTGGACTATTTGCCAACATCGTATGGCATGTGTTGTTAATCAATTCAACTTAGTTTGGTGTAATCTGTAGTCGGTATTGGAATAGAGAAGTTACAGACTCTGTGTCATGTGTTGTTTATCAGTTAAACGTAGCTTGGTGTAATCTGTAGTTGCCTAGTGGGTATTGATATAGAGAAGTTACAGACTCTGATTGTTTGTAAAAAGAGATTGAGTTGGCAATTTTGACACatgtgggttatgtttaatATCAAAACGAGTAACTGACCTTTTAAGTAAATTGAGGATGATTCAAATGAGTTAATGAAACTTTGAGTCGCCAAAAGCTTAATTCaatgcatatataatataatttattatcttttaatgcaacatataaatttaattattataataataccTCATTCTAATAAGATATTATTGATCTATTTAAAAACCTACTGAAACATTGACACAAAACGCTTGCATATCAATCAACCTGGCCTGTCTGGCAAGTATCCATGGATTATAGATATGtgcattttaaaaaatagtattaGTAATAAGTGACACCACTAACTAGAGAGCACATGTTAGCACATGTTGACACAGGCACAGGATCCACTGGCAAGATTTTTTGTCGTGTTAAATACAACCCAGATTACTAGTGTTACTATGTGTCAACGTGATGAGTCATCTTGTAGCTAAAAGACCAGGTAGAAACCATTAGTGAAATGTACAACTTGTGTCACTACATTACAAGCAATAGAAGTAATGTCCATCCTGGAAAAGTCATTCTCCCAAACAATAATCCAAATTGTACAAATTCTTTTTTACTATCTACTATCTAGACACATCAAAGAGAATGCTCAGAGCCAGGACATGTTCGCAATGTGCATGAAAATCAATAGTATACCACAATTTGATCGGTGTCTTGTCTTCAAGCAATTAAGTGGAGAAAAATCATGTAACCCTTCTAAATAATATACATTGATTCTCTAATAAATTTGGTTTGTGCGTAAACCGTCCCTGAAAAGTATGAAAGAACATAAGCAAATAAAAACgcaaaaacttaaaaagatgGTTCCAAAATTAGAGATGCATATAGAAATCTATGGTCAATTGAGTTGCATAATATGTAGTATAATAGTCTAATATAGTAACACCTATAATTGTTGTTTAaggtttatatttttctttatagaACAAACTGTACCTTCATCAAGCAATGAGTTCCGGCCATGTAGCTTAAAGGATGCAAGAGGCTAAATTTCACAAAAGTTTGTTTTGGTATTTCCAAAATGCTAGCAGTTGCAAAAACCAATCTCCTATCTGGTTTGAACATTTGCAAATGCATCACTTAATGATAATCTGGGGGTGAATCACTGAGGATACTTTGATATAGGAGAAGCCGAGAAGGGAAGACATATGCACCATGGTGGCATGGTAATGAGTAATTACTTAGGAAGCGATGAAATAGCAGAGGCTTCAGCACTCAAATAGCAGTGgcaattttgaatttttgatccCTCTACTAAAGAGTTACTTGATTTGTGTTATTATTTGTATCTAACAAGTAAGCCCGGTTCTAATGCCTCGCACAGGCATATTTAGGGTTATGTAGGTGTAATGTAAGTGATTTAAAAGACttgccattcaaaaaaaaatacttacagAATTAAGGGAAAAAGAAACACAAAATTGTTGATAGGTTAACCTAACCTGACCCATACTaaaattacccattttgacttGCTGACTAACCTGCAGCCCAACTGCCCATTTCACTACCTctattttataaagtttaatATCATACTCGATCATGACAGTAAATGTAATACCTGGCAGGCCTATCCCAATACTGGTTTTGAAACTTCTCCAATTGTTAAATTTCCCATTCCAATTTCCATCTCTTCCCTCTCATCTTTCTCCCTGTTATTTTCCAAAATCTTGTTATCAGCTACACGGGGTGCAACAGCAGCTGCTCTGTTATTTTCCAGACTTCTATCATCTGTAGTATGAGGCACAACAGAACCAAGATCACGAGGCGCTCTCGCAGCAATCCATGGGTGATTGAGGCATTGAGCAGCAGTAGGCCTCTTTTCAGGGACAAATTCAAGAATAGAAACAAGAAAATCAGCGAACTCCTTAGCATCTTGTTCACTGAACTCATATTTTTCCATGAGCACCTTGTGCATTGGCCAAAAGCGCAACCGCCGTATATGTCTCAGATCACCATGTCGATTGAAGAATTCCCGAGAGTAACGTCCACCTAAAGCTATCTGCATAATACGGCAAATGAGTTTGTCAAGTTAAAATTGGTAAATTCCAACTAAACAAACAATCAATGAAATTTGGAGCggaaataaaatacataaagtGTCCCACCTTTCGAGGCATCATTCCAAGAAGTTCCATCATTAGGGCCAAGTGATCCTGTAACATACAAACATTACTTAATTGCGACGGAAATCAGATATAACATTAGATACTAGTGTTAAAAGCTGATAATCATTAAAAGAGAGAATCAATTTATAAGAAAGAATCAATTTATGTTTTACAGTTTATTTACATAATGACTTAAAAAGATGGAAACTAGATCAGTAGACAATCCACACACAGGCTGAAGGGACACATGATGTGAGGGGGTCTTTACAGGTCAACACAACATGATTCGTTTTGGTCTCTTTCTAACTCTCGTTGCAATAACATATTAAGTTAGGTCACACGAATACCAACTAAAGATCACACAATGAATATGTTGGCCAGGATGGGTAATGAGTTGGGTTTAGGTCATAATTGTCGTTTGAATGACGCTCAAAACGAATCATGTTGTGTTGACCTGTAAgatactctctctctctctctctctctctagaactTTTACAGAGTTGTTTCTTGGAATGAATGAATGATAACTACTTTATGCTTATAACATTTGATATCACTATCTCTCATTGCTGTAAAATATAACCCGAACTGCCATCAAGGCATCAACCCATTCAGGTAATGGGTGAAAAATGCAACATAACACTAACAATTTACAATTTAATGCAGCCAATTTTCCAACACTGGAGTGACTTTGACTTGAAAACCAAAGACAGAAAGTCATAAACATATTCTTTTAAATCTAAGGTGGTTTGAATTCAGTCaaagggtaattggatggaaaccccctaatcccatgtaccatttggtacccactaatccccaGCCAGGCTAGTGTTCAgatgaatctcaaccacttaataatcccctgattatctcaagtttgcctttggcaagatTTGACCCAGGACCAATCCTGAAAAGTGGCGGCTGGTGGCCACTGGGCTATTACCCAGTGGTTAAAACAAAAAAGGGGTTGCAACATGAGGACTTCCCAAAGGGTCACCCATTTTAGTACTACTCTCGCAGTCTCGCCCAAACACACTTAACTGCGGAGTTCTGGTGGGATCTGGTGCATTAGTGCTGGTATGATCGCAACCTAGTTTGAATTCAGTCTTGGATAAGAAAACAGAATGTTGTCCATATTTCTTTGACTTTGAATATAAACAGAAAGCAAGCAAGGATTCTTTCAAATGGAAAAGAAATTGTAGCTCATTTAAAGCAAACAACTCTTAAATGCAAAATTAGTTGTTTGACGATGACATATCTTCTAGCAAACACTAAATTAATAAACCTATTAGTTTGAGAGGAATGAATGGATGGTTCAACATGATTAATATCAAATTTCAATATGATTGAAGTAATTAAGGACTTAAGGTCTAAAAAAACAGAATTTCAAGACTAGCAAAAAAAGGCATGAATTGCAGAGTCAGATTTCACACTTCTTCCTTTAGATTGTTTGAAAAAAAGGCATTCATGGAGTATTAATATGTTTGTCGGATCAATACAGTTTCCCTCAACAGCTGTGAGTGTGACACTACATTATAACCTATAAGAATCCAATTCCTCTTCCTAGTTCCTACACATCCAAGTACTTCAGAGGAAACATTTAAATGGTTATACTATATTTAGTATCATGTAAACACATCCAAGTACTTTATTAGATTTAATGTTTGCCTGATTCTGAATATCAGGTTGATGAGGTTGGGTATACATGATACTAAATATAGTATAACCATTTAAATGTTTCCTCTGTGGCCTTTCTTAAATCTGTCCTATATGGTTGCATCACCAGCTCCAACTATATTAATTGCGACATCCATAGCAACTCTACTTTGTGTGATCAAAATCTTCATACAACATAATCAGGGCATTTTTCTAGGATTTAAAATTCTCAAACTAGTGTCTGTGTAAACTGAGGTAATTGTTGTGTGAAAAGATTCTAATTATAGATAGAAAGAATGGTCATACCTCATCCCTGTCATAGTTGTCACCACTATGAGGGTCAAAGAGAACATCACCGGTGGCAAGCTCGAAGCATATACATGCAAATGACCATAAATCAGCAGATGTTGAGTACTTGGATCCTAATAGCACTTCCGGACATCTGTATTGTCTAGTTTGGATATCACTTGTAAATTGCTTATAAGTCCAACACGCATTACCAAAATCAACCAATTTGCATTTAACATCAACCTCTGCCAATAGCCTCTGTCGTGTTGACCGGCTTCCTCTCTTACTAACTTGACTTTGTTGGCGAGAATCCCGTGCTTCAGAAGAGTTAACCAATGATGTGGCTTGTTCTTCATTGGAGTCTCTATTGGAAATCTCATCAGCCTCCTCAATTTCTTCCTTTCGAGCTGCTTTCTTAGCcttttttctaattttctttttttgatttttggtaaGATCGACACTTGAACTTTTAATAACTTTACAAGCACCAGAATCCGCCAAGACTTTATCTTTACTAGACGGGAGAACGAGAGGCGCACCTGTTTTTCTTGGATCATTTTCAGGGTCAATCGTAGATAAAAGTAAAATGTTTTCTGGTTTAAGATCAGTGTGAATAATAGAGAGTTGACGATGCAAGTAATCCAAACCCCCTAAAACATGGTAGCAAATTTCTTTAACTTTAGGCAAAGGAATCCCACGATAGTCTGAATACTTTATTAGTGTCAAAAGATTATCACCCAGATACTCGAaaaccatacaaacatgctgGCCATTTGGTCCAGAGTGTTTGAAATGATCTAAGAGCTTTACAACACACTTCTTGTTATCAGGGTCTCCCTCTGCTATCTGTTTCAATATAGTGATTTCGTCCATTGCCGCCTCGGTATAATGTTGAGCACTCTTTTGGACTTTTAGAGCCACATACCTCTACAAAACAAATCCAACTTGATGTTTCAACTCCATCATTCAAAGTCCTCAAAGGAGAAAAGCAAGATAACAAATCACAATTAGCCCTAATATAAATTCATACAAACAAAAATGCTTGTTCAATCCACAAAAATCATATAATACATTCATAGAAGAAACTAAAGAAACTTGAACACCCAGCATATCCACTAACCTCTTCATCACATATCAGGTattcattcatttatttaaataCGACATGGTTGCGATATAAGTTGCCACATCACTTGTATCAAAGTCATATacatcaaacaaacaaaaaaaaatcaaaactttggTACCGCACCAAGCGGCAAAATGAACAAGTTAAAATTTTGGTCACATACATAAACTTAGATGTACATTCTAATACTGTAGCCTTTGAGGGGTTTCTGGGATTGCTTATTTAAATGCTTTTCTTCTAATCTAACTTCTTAAAATTTAAGGCAGGTAAGCAGTAACAAACACTCTCTGAAAAACCGCTCATACGGTCTTTATATAACtaacaaacacataataaagaaagaaaaatgctTTTAAATGAGTAGAATCAtaataaaagaagaaagaaaggcATACAGAATTATGTGTGTCCCAGGCAAGCCAGACAGTAGAAAAATGACCCCAGCCAAGTTTACTTTGGACAACATATCTTGAATTTTTAAACGTATCGCCAACTTTAACAGCGTGATATCCACCACGCCGGTATTCCTCTGTTCCTTCATCTTCTGACGAATAATCACTTCCCTCCTCACTtccatcttcatcatctcctTTCCTTGTACCATCATTTATGTATTCTTCTTCCGCCATCAatttactcgtattatttttacTATACGATTTTTTATTGCAGTAGAGAAAGGGATGGATGGAGGGAAGTGAAGTTTTTTTAAATCACCGATCTGGGAAATAGAGTGATTCTAAATTCTAATTCTAgggtttctatttttttttttttttatgggaaacatttttatttatttatttatgtgtaCTAGAGAAATACTCCAGTATGGAGCACTCCCCTGTTTTTATGTTTTACGGAACAAGCCAAAAACAACGTATAAATTTAGAGAATTGAtattctttttgtttaatttactaTCAGACAATCTATCCTTAGCCTAAAGGCTTTTTAagcttgattttatttttatgacatGCAGATTTTAAAGAATGATGTATGAATGTGGTAAAACCAACTAAGTTGGATCAGTGATTGGAGCTCATGCTTTTGGAAAtagaggttatgggttcgatcctcatgcccagcaaggctggaggtctttttctatctatggtagaacctggaagcagcctctttacctttggtaggggtaaggctatctacatatcaacctcccccatacaccgtttacctttggtaggggtaaggctatctacatatcaacctccccatacaccgtcgaagacgacATTGAGaattactttactttacttttttatGTATGAATGTGGTAGATTT includes the following:
- the LOC122595783 gene encoding GDSL esterase/lipase At5g22810-like translates to MGSIVESLYRKADGFVVFFVGVLFWLSTKGNAQPLVPALFIFGDSVVDVGNNNHLETLVKSNFPPYGRDFTTHHPTGRFCNGKLASDFTGENLGFTSYPPPILSKEANGKNLLLGANFASGGSGYYETTAKLYNTISLNKQLGYYREYQKKLVAIAGKSNASSIITGSIYLLSSGSSDFVQNYYVNPLLYKKYTAYQFADTLIQAYSHFIQELYGLGARKIGVSTLPPIGCLPASITLFGEDSNECVTKMNSVAEYFNKKLNATSLTLKSKLTNLNLVVLDIYHPLYDLIQKPTDYGFFEARKACCGTGLVETSFLCNKESPGTCKNASEYVFWDGFHPSEAANKLLADDLLADGISLVS
- the LOC122586153 gene encoding magnesium transporter MRS2-11, chloroplastic-like, translated to MAPKTMTSISSPSHFPHLSSPAAVVQLPPYILITKKSIIRRTYPAISLRNRCRFLFPVPMEVFSTGRCKHYTKSTEERAAETSAGSDGDDQDSGDESYRSSDELSETSAGSDSDDHDGGMKRNVSSLSDALNLGSRDPVYEVVEVSSKGMVSTRKVNRRHLLKSSGLRPRDIRSVDPSLWLTNTMPSLLVRENAILLNLGSLRAIAMQDSVFIFNYNRRGGKAFIDDLLPRLNPKSMIGGGIVMPFELEVVEAALNSRIQHFEHRLMDLDPHVQELLKVLPNRLTAGILEQLRLSKQTLVELGSKAGALRQMLLDMLEDSQEIRRLCIVGRNCILGRSMNVECSVPLDKQIAEEEEEEIEMLLENYLHRCESCHNQAERLLDSAREMEDSIAVNLSSRRLQVSRFELLLQVGTFCLAVGALVSGIFGMNLRSYLEEHVFAFWLTTGGIIFGAVVAFFLTYSYLRAKKIL
- the LOC122586152 gene encoding serine/threonine-protein kinase SRPK-like produces the protein MAEEEYINDGTRKGDDEDGSEEGSDYSSEDEGTEEYRRGGYHAVKVGDTFKNSRYVVQSKLGWGHFSTVWLAWDTHNSRYVALKVQKSAQHYTEAAMDEITILKQIAEGDPDNKKCVVKLLDHFKHSGPNGQHVCMVFEYLGDNLLTLIKYSDYRGIPLPKVKEICYHVLGGLDYLHRQLSIIHTDLKPENILLLSTIDPENDPRKTGAPLVLPSSKDKVLADSGACKVIKSSSVDLTKNQKKKIRKKAKKAARKEEIEEADEISNRDSNEEQATSLVNSSEARDSRQQSQVSKRGSRSTRQRLLAEVDVKCKLVDFGNACWTYKQFTSDIQTRQYRCPEVLLGSKYSTSADLWSFACICFELATGDVLFDPHSGDNYDRDEDHLALMMELLGMMPRKIALGGRYSREFFNRHGDLRHIRRLRFWPMHKVLMEKYEFSEQDAKEFADFLVSILEFVPEKRPTAAQCLNHPWIAARAPRDLGSVVPHTTDDRSLENNRAAAVAPRVADNKILENNREKDEREEMEIGMGNLTIGEVSKPVLG